In Populus alba chromosome 9, ASM523922v2, whole genome shotgun sequence, a genomic segment contains:
- the LOC118034644 gene encoding E3 ubiquitin-protein ligase SDIR1 isoform X2, translating to MFQGQLEALVDFKFALALSVTSLDKRGSLKALATMSFVFRGSRGDIESGFSGFIPERPALRIHAARPVNSNSLAFLVTVLLLFMILNSHQMSPNFLLWLVVGVFLMATSLRMYATCQQLQAQARAHAAAASGLMGHTELRLHMPPSIAFATRGRLQGLRLQLALLDREFDDLDYDTLRALDSGNASTTSMSEEEINALPVHKYKVPVQENGIASLQHASSSSAPAEQTKQDSKNADGNMKTSEDELTCTICLEQVNTGELVRSLPCLHQFHTNCIDPWLRQQGTCPVCKFLIGSGWQENRESESDGSDMV from the exons AT GTTTCAAGGACAATTGGAGGCATTGGTAGATTTTAAGTTTGCTTTGGCACTATCTGTCACTTCTTTAGACAAGCGTGGTTCTTTGAAAGCTCTCGCAACCATGAGTTTTGTGTTTCGAGGCTCAAGAGGAGATATCGAAAGTGGATTTTCAGGCTTCATTCCTGAAAGACCTGCACTG CGTATTCATGCAGCTCGACCAGTTAACTCCAATTCACTTGCTTTTCTCGTCACGG TTCTTTTGCTGTTCATGATTTTAAACTCTCATCAGATGTCACCAAACTTCCTG CTTTGGCTGGTTGTGGGTGTCTTTTTGATGGCCACAAGCTTGAGAATGTATGCAACTTGTCAACAACTTCAAGCTCAGGCACGAGCTCATGCTGCAGCAGCCAGTGGCTTGATGGGTCACACTGAACTGCGTTTGCATATGCCGCCATCAATAGCTTTTGCAACAAGAGGACGGTTGCAGGGACTAAGGCTCCAGCTTGCTCTTCTTGACCGTGAATTTGATGATTTAG ATTACGATACTCTTAGAGCACTGGACTCTGGTAATGCTTCTACTACCTCAATGAGTGAGGAAGAGATAAATGCCTTGCCAGTTCACAAGTATAAGGTCCCTGTTCAGGAGAA TGGTATAGCATCTCTGCAGCATGCTTCATCTTCTTCAGCTCCAGCTGAG CAGACAAAGCAAGACTCGAAAAATGCAGATGGGAACATGAAAACTTCAGAAGATGAATTGACTTGCACTATTTGTTTGGAGCAAGTTAACACGGGGGAACTAGTTCGTAGCTTGCCATGTTTGCATCAG TTTCATACCAACTGTATTGATCCATGGCTGCGGCAGCAAGGCACGTGCCCTGTGTGTAAATTTCTGATCGGTTCCGGATGGCAGGAAAACAGAGAGAGTGAATCTGATGGGTCAGACATGGTTTAA
- the LOC118034644 gene encoding E3 ubiquitin-protein ligase SDIR1 isoform X4, with product MSFVFRGSRGDIESGFSGFIPERPALRIHAARPVNSNSLAFLVTAVLLLFMILNSHQMSPNFLLWLVVGVFLMATSLRMYATCQQLQAQARAHAAAASGLMGHTELRLHMPPSIAFATRGRLQGLRLQLALLDREFDDLDYDTLRALDSGNASTTSMSEEEINALPVHKYKVPVQENGIASLQHASSSSAPAEQTKQDSKNADGNMKTSEDELTCTICLEQVNTGELVRSLPCLHQFHTNCIDPWLRQQGTCPVCKFLIGSGWQENRESESDGSDMV from the exons ATGAGTTTTGTGTTTCGAGGCTCAAGAGGAGATATCGAAAGTGGATTTTCAGGCTTCATTCCTGAAAGACCTGCACTG CGTATTCATGCAGCTCGACCAGTTAACTCCAATTCACTTGCTTTTCTCGTCACGG CAGTTCTTTTGCTGTTCATGATTTTAAACTCTCATCAGATGTCACCAAACTTCCTG CTTTGGCTGGTTGTGGGTGTCTTTTTGATGGCCACAAGCTTGAGAATGTATGCAACTTGTCAACAACTTCAAGCTCAGGCACGAGCTCATGCTGCAGCAGCCAGTGGCTTGATGGGTCACACTGAACTGCGTTTGCATATGCCGCCATCAATAGCTTTTGCAACAAGAGGACGGTTGCAGGGACTAAGGCTCCAGCTTGCTCTTCTTGACCGTGAATTTGATGATTTAG ATTACGATACTCTTAGAGCACTGGACTCTGGTAATGCTTCTACTACCTCAATGAGTGAGGAAGAGATAAATGCCTTGCCAGTTCACAAGTATAAGGTCCCTGTTCAGGAGAA TGGTATAGCATCTCTGCAGCATGCTTCATCTTCTTCAGCTCCAGCTGAG CAGACAAAGCAAGACTCGAAAAATGCAGATGGGAACATGAAAACTTCAGAAGATGAATTGACTTGCACTATTTGTTTGGAGCAAGTTAACACGGGGGAACTAGTTCGTAGCTTGCCATGTTTGCATCAG TTTCATACCAACTGTATTGATCCATGGCTGCGGCAGCAAGGCACGTGCCCTGTGTGTAAATTTCTGATCGGTTCCGGATGGCAGGAAAACAGAGAGAGTGAATCTGATGGGTCAGACATGGTTTAA
- the LOC118034662 gene encoding LOW QUALITY PROTEIN: zinc transporter 2-like (The sequence of the model RefSeq protein was modified relative to this genomic sequence to represent the inferred CDS: deleted 2 bases in 2 codons) gives MHFLSDSAATLSSLTAKTYPFSFMLASAGYLLTMLGDCIVMFVTRSGGEREARVQVDEGRVAQEDGKDVAMDADPIFLKTTSLGDTILLILALCFHSVFEGIAVGVAGTKAEAWRNLWTISLHKIFAAIGMGIALLRMLPRRPFLLTAAYSFAFAISSPVGVGIGIAIDATAQGREADWIYAISMGLACGVFIYVAINHLIAKGFHPQAKLYSDTPFFKFVAVCLGVGVIAVVMIWD, from the exons ATGCATTTCTTGAGCGATTCGGCTGCCACTCTTAGCAGTCTCACTGCCAAGACATACCCTTTCTCGTTCATGCTAGCCTCTGCTGGCTATCTTTTAACCATGCTTGGTGATTGCATAGTGATGTTCGTAACAAGGTCAGGTGGTGAAAGAGAAGCTAGAGTGCAAGTGGATGAAGGAAGGGTAGCTCAAGAGGATGGTAAAGATGTCGCCATGGATGCCGATCCCATTTTCTTGAAGACCACGTCTCTTGGGGACACCATACTCCTCATCCTTGCCTTGTGTTTTCATTCAGTTTTTGAGGGTATTGCCGTTGGAGTTGCAG ggACCAAGGCAGAGGCATGGAGGAATCTTTGGACTATATCATTGCACAAAATCTTTGCAGCCATTGGAATGGGAATCGCTCTGCTTAGGATGCTCCCGAGGAGGCCATTTCTATTAACCGCGGCGTATTCTTTTGCTTTTGCTATTTCCAGCCCCGTTGGAGTAGGGATAGGCATCGCCATTGATGCCACTGCTCAAGGCCGAGAAGCTGATTGGATCTATGCTATCTCCATGGGACTTGCATGTGGAGTT TTTATCTATGTTGCCATCAACCATCTCATAGCT AAAGGATTCCATCCGCAAGCTAAATTGTACTCCGACACTCCATTCTTCAAGTTCGTTGCTGTGTGCCTTGGGGTGGGAGTTATTGCAGTTGTTATGATTTGGGATTGA
- the LOC118034644 gene encoding E3 ubiquitin-protein ligase SDIR1 isoform X3, whose translation MFQGQLEALVDFKFALALSVTSLDKRGSLKALATMSFVFRGSRGDIESGFSGFIPERPALRIHAARPVNSNSLAFLVTVLLLFMILNSHQMSPNFLLWLVVGVFLMATSLRMYATCQQLQAQARAHAAAASGLMGHTELRLHMPPSIAFATRGRLQGLRLQLALLDREFDDLDYDTLRALDSGNASTTSMSEEEINALPVHKYKVPVQENGIASLQHASSSSAPAETKQDSKNADGNMKTSEDELTCTICLEQVNTGELVRSLPCLHQFHTNCIDPWLRQQGTCPVCKFLIGSGWQENRESESDGSDMV comes from the exons AT GTTTCAAGGACAATTGGAGGCATTGGTAGATTTTAAGTTTGCTTTGGCACTATCTGTCACTTCTTTAGACAAGCGTGGTTCTTTGAAAGCTCTCGCAACCATGAGTTTTGTGTTTCGAGGCTCAAGAGGAGATATCGAAAGTGGATTTTCAGGCTTCATTCCTGAAAGACCTGCACTG CGTATTCATGCAGCTCGACCAGTTAACTCCAATTCACTTGCTTTTCTCGTCACGG TTCTTTTGCTGTTCATGATTTTAAACTCTCATCAGATGTCACCAAACTTCCTG CTTTGGCTGGTTGTGGGTGTCTTTTTGATGGCCACAAGCTTGAGAATGTATGCAACTTGTCAACAACTTCAAGCTCAGGCACGAGCTCATGCTGCAGCAGCCAGTGGCTTGATGGGTCACACTGAACTGCGTTTGCATATGCCGCCATCAATAGCTTTTGCAACAAGAGGACGGTTGCAGGGACTAAGGCTCCAGCTTGCTCTTCTTGACCGTGAATTTGATGATTTAG ATTACGATACTCTTAGAGCACTGGACTCTGGTAATGCTTCTACTACCTCAATGAGTGAGGAAGAGATAAATGCCTTGCCAGTTCACAAGTATAAGGTCCCTGTTCAGGAGAA TGGTATAGCATCTCTGCAGCATGCTTCATCTTCTTCAGCTCCAGCTGAG ACAAAGCAAGACTCGAAAAATGCAGATGGGAACATGAAAACTTCAGAAGATGAATTGACTTGCACTATTTGTTTGGAGCAAGTTAACACGGGGGAACTAGTTCGTAGCTTGCCATGTTTGCATCAG TTTCATACCAACTGTATTGATCCATGGCTGCGGCAGCAAGGCACGTGCCCTGTGTGTAAATTTCTGATCGGTTCCGGATGGCAGGAAAACAGAGAGAGTGAATCTGATGGGTCAGACATGGTTTAA
- the LOC118034644 gene encoding E3 ubiquitin-protein ligase SDIR1 isoform X1 codes for MFQGQLEALVDFKFALALSVTSLDKRGSLKALATMSFVFRGSRGDIESGFSGFIPERPALRIHAARPVNSNSLAFLVTAVLLLFMILNSHQMSPNFLLWLVVGVFLMATSLRMYATCQQLQAQARAHAAAASGLMGHTELRLHMPPSIAFATRGRLQGLRLQLALLDREFDDLDYDTLRALDSGNASTTSMSEEEINALPVHKYKVPVQENGIASLQHASSSSAPAEQTKQDSKNADGNMKTSEDELTCTICLEQVNTGELVRSLPCLHQFHTNCIDPWLRQQGTCPVCKFLIGSGWQENRESESDGSDMV; via the exons AT GTTTCAAGGACAATTGGAGGCATTGGTAGATTTTAAGTTTGCTTTGGCACTATCTGTCACTTCTTTAGACAAGCGTGGTTCTTTGAAAGCTCTCGCAACCATGAGTTTTGTGTTTCGAGGCTCAAGAGGAGATATCGAAAGTGGATTTTCAGGCTTCATTCCTGAAAGACCTGCACTG CGTATTCATGCAGCTCGACCAGTTAACTCCAATTCACTTGCTTTTCTCGTCACGG CAGTTCTTTTGCTGTTCATGATTTTAAACTCTCATCAGATGTCACCAAACTTCCTG CTTTGGCTGGTTGTGGGTGTCTTTTTGATGGCCACAAGCTTGAGAATGTATGCAACTTGTCAACAACTTCAAGCTCAGGCACGAGCTCATGCTGCAGCAGCCAGTGGCTTGATGGGTCACACTGAACTGCGTTTGCATATGCCGCCATCAATAGCTTTTGCAACAAGAGGACGGTTGCAGGGACTAAGGCTCCAGCTTGCTCTTCTTGACCGTGAATTTGATGATTTAG ATTACGATACTCTTAGAGCACTGGACTCTGGTAATGCTTCTACTACCTCAATGAGTGAGGAAGAGATAAATGCCTTGCCAGTTCACAAGTATAAGGTCCCTGTTCAGGAGAA TGGTATAGCATCTCTGCAGCATGCTTCATCTTCTTCAGCTCCAGCTGAG CAGACAAAGCAAGACTCGAAAAATGCAGATGGGAACATGAAAACTTCAGAAGATGAATTGACTTGCACTATTTGTTTGGAGCAAGTTAACACGGGGGAACTAGTTCGTAGCTTGCCATGTTTGCATCAG TTTCATACCAACTGTATTGATCCATGGCTGCGGCAGCAAGGCACGTGCCCTGTGTGTAAATTTCTGATCGGTTCCGGATGGCAGGAAAACAGAGAGAGTGAATCTGATGGGTCAGACATGGTTTAA